One Deltaproteobacteria bacterium genomic window, CCGTCATGCTCCCGAAATAAATGGAGGGGATAAAAGAACCGAGGCACATCACCGAAAATCCCCCCATGAGAATGAGCGAGGTGAAAAGGATGGCGGTCCCCACCGACCGGTTGGCCTGACGGATGGCGCCTCTGTAATCCCCTTCGCGCCTTAGCGCATCGCCAAAACGGACGAGGTAGTGGATGGTGTCGTCCACGGTGATGCCCACAGTGATCGCCGCAATCATCACGGTGGAGACATTCAGATGAATCCCCGCAAAGCCCATCAGCCCCATGGTGTAGAGAATCGGCAAAACGTTGGGAATCATGCTTAGCAAACCCACCTTGAAGCTTTTTAGAAAGAACATCATCAGAACCGAAACGACGGCGAAGGCGATCAGAAAGCTGTAAATCTGGCTGACAAGGATATCGTTGTCCAGGCGGATCCAGAGCGGCCCGTAGCCGGTTAGGGTGACGTCGATCCCAAACGGCCTGAAGCGGTTTTCGGCCTCGAGCCTCATGGTGTTCAAATAGCGGTTCATCTCCTCGGAGGAACCCCACTCGGTCCGGACATTCAGATGGATTTTTTTGTTGTCCGGCGATTTGTATTGGCCGATCTCCGTTTCTCCGGAGCTTTCGGCCAGCAGAAAAAGCTGGGCCACCTCTTCTTTTGTGTCGGGGACACGGTAGAATTCATTTTTTCCCTCGTGAAACGCCTGATTCAATTTCTTCAAATAACCAAGAGGGCCCTGCACCTTCCGCGTATGTCCGTTTTTGAGCATTGACCGGGCAAACCGGCCGATCTCCTTCAAGACGGCGGGATCGTGGGCTACCTCCCAGCCCGGTTTTCGGGAGGAAAAAACAACCTCGTAAGAGCCGACTCCGGAGAGATGGCGGTCAAAAAAGACCAGATCGCTCCTCACCCTTTCCCACGAGGGAAAATATTCCAGAAAATTGGTCTCGATTTTAAGCCGGGTCATCCCGACTACGGCCGCCGCGGCCAGGACGATAAAAACAAAGGCGATCAATTTGGGATGCCTGAAAATCAGCGAGGAAACGCCGTCCAAAAACCGCTGAATCGCCCCCTCTTGCAGATGTTCCACAATCTTTTTTTTCGGCTCGGGAAGATAGGAAAGGATCACAGGAATGAAAAAAATGGTCAGCAGAAAAGCCAGCGCCACCCCCAGGGCGGTGAGCGTCCCCAGGACGTTGATCGGCGTGATGGAACTCGACTGGAACGAGATAAAGCCCGCCAGCGTCGTCGCCGCTGTATAGAGGCAGGGGCGCCAGAGATTTTTGGAGGCATCAACGAGAGCTTTTTCCCGGTGGAGGCCGGCGGCGCGGCTTTGATAGTATTCCAAAACAAGGTGCACCGAGTCGGCAACACAGACGGCAACGAGAATCGGCACCACCATTCCCGCCACGACGTTCATCCGGTAGCCGACCAGATAATAAAGGGCCAGAACCCACAGGAGAACCGCCACCTGCACCACGGTGGGAACAACGGCCACCGTCACACTGCGAAAAAAAATCACCAGCAGAACGACGACAAGGGCGACAATGGATGTGATAAAAACCTGCTGATCGCGGATCACGAGCCGGTCAAAGGCCTCGTCGGTGATGGGGGAGCCGGCCAGATGGTACGGATAACCTTGGCTATTGACGCGGGCGACCAGCGCATCGATCCGGTTTTTCAGGCGGGTGCTTTCCTCAACGGTATTCCCGGTGTTTATTTTGGCGACGATGCTGAAGACCTTTGCGTCGGACGAGACGAGATTTCCCACAAAGTCCTCTTCCGCCAGCGCCTTCTTTTTGAGTTCTTCAAGCGCCTCGGGACGGACAGGCATCTCCTCGATAAAAGGGTGGATATAAATTTCATCCGCCGCACCCTCGATATATTCGGCGTTGGCGATGCTGGTGGCCTTTTCGATATCCGGGGCCTTTTTGAGCTCCTCGGTCAGGGCACGGACAAAGCTTAATACCGGCAGAGAAAAGACCTCCGGCGTCTCAAAGCCCAAAAGGATAAAACGGTCGTTGCCGAACTCTTCCAGGTAATTTTTATACGCGACATAGTCGGGGTCATCCGGATCAAACCAGACGGGAAGGGAATTATCGGAATTGGCAAAATTGGCCGAAAAATAAATTGCAGAAACCGTCGTGAGGGTTAGAATAACAACGACAAACGGCAAACGGAACCGAAGGGCTTGGCGGACAAGATATTCGACCATGAACGGCTATCAATATAAATTCGGCCTGATTTTTGCCACTTTTTTATGCCTTGCTTTTCCGGATACGGCCGGGGGCGCCGACAAACCCTCCCCGATTGTCCCCGAAAAGACCCCGGCGCCGGATGACGCCGGGATCCGGTTTGAAGAGGTCTCGCGGATGTTGGCGGACTTGAAGGCGCAAACCAACCCCTCCCTTCTGCGGCAGTTTGAGGAAAAGGGAAAAGTCACCCCCTCCATGAGCCGAAAAAACCGGCAAAAGAAAAAGGCCTACCGGGAACTGACAAGGGAGGTTGAATTTTGGGGTTACGCCGCCGGTCTTAAGAA contains:
- a CDS encoding MMPL family transporter; translated protein: MVEYLVRQALRFRLPFVVVILTLTTVSAIYFSANFANSDNSLPVWFDPDDPDYVAYKNYLEEFGNDRFILLGFETPEVFSLPVLSFVRALTEELKKAPDIEKATSIANAEYIEGAADEIYIHPFIEEMPVRPEALEELKKKALAEEDFVGNLVSSDAKVFSIVAKINTGNTVEESTRLKNRIDALVARVNSQGYPYHLAGSPITDEAFDRLVIRDQQVFITSIVALVVVLLVIFFRSVTVAVVPTVVQVAVLLWVLALYYLVGYRMNVVAGMVVPILVAVCVADSVHLVLEYYQSRAAGLHREKALVDASKNLWRPCLYTAATTLAGFISFQSSSITPINVLGTLTALGVALAFLLTIFFIPVILSYLPEPKKKIVEHLQEGAIQRFLDGVSSLIFRHPKLIAFVFIVLAAAAVVGMTRLKIETNFLEYFPSWERVRSDLVFFDRHLSGVGSYEVVFSSRKPGWEVAHDPAVLKEIGRFARSMLKNGHTRKVQGPLGYLKKLNQAFHEGKNEFYRVPDTKEEVAQLFLLAESSGETEIGQYKSPDNKKIHLNVRTEWGSSEEMNRYLNTMRLEAENRFRPFGIDVTLTGYGPLWIRLDNDILVSQIYSFLIAFAVVSVLMMFFLKSFKVGLLSMIPNVLPILYTMGLMGFAGIHLNVSTVMIAAITVGITVDDTIHYLVRFGDALRREGDYRGAIRQANRSVGTAILFTSLILMGGFSVMCLGSFIPSIYFGSMT